Proteins found in one Aspergillus chevalieri M1 DNA, chromosome 2, nearly complete sequence genomic segment:
- a CDS encoding uncharacterized protein (COG:G;~EggNog:ENOG410QE2X;~InterPro:IPR011701,IPR036259;~TransMembrane:14 (i72-91o103-127i139-164o170-189i196-217o229-248i280-302o314-334i355-380o392-410i417-438o444-464i485-505o557-580i);~go_function: GO:0022857 - transmembrane transporter activity [Evidence IEA];~go_process: GO:0055085 - transmembrane transport [Evidence IEA]) produces METSPDKRGPETLGQHVGLSETTPLIEHGVDSSRYHDQHYEPESNANLLGASAPGVARIESFSSRLSAMEQGYILTGILIIGWSYGLDGLLRSTYQSYAASSFGVHTLLSTINVLRSVIAAAVYPPAAKLADVFGRFELIAVSVVFYIIGTVIESTACSIQAFIAGATLYQTGYTCIILLVEVIIADITSMRSRVFFSYVPALPFLFNTWISGSLASATLKITDWRWGIGMWAPVYAVSATPLLVGLYRTSLYGKTSGDSHDETLQSTLRVKAVEIYHQLDIIGISIMMAVLILILTPLTLAEGQLSQWRSPSIITPLILGCLCIPAFIYWETYGAKNPFIPGYLLKDRGVGTALAVRCLLNIAWAVQGNYLYTVLIVAFDFSVSLSTQVSSFFTFFGVISGLIIGVVIFRVRRLKSFIVTGTVLFLISFILLIKFNSGTSQSAATGMLSAQILLGLAAGFCAYPTQASIQATTSHKHVSALTGLYLASFNIGNALGTCLSGVIWSENLLPTLESNLSFQSNTTLAREIYNSPFEVVPSYPVGTEIRSAIIDSYGHVESVLCVAGACLCVPMIGFACAMMNPRLSSGQSQPEAERDG; encoded by the coding sequence ATGGAGACTTCACCAGATAAGAGAGGACCAGAAACACTGGGACAACATGTGGGATTATCCGAGACCACACCCTTGATTGAGCACGGAGTGGACTCAAGCAGGTATCATGACCAGCACTACGAACCAGAGAGCAACGCAAATCTACTTGGTGCCAGCGCACCAGGTGTTGCCCGTATCGAATCTTTTTCCTCGAGACTCTCCGCGATGGAacagggatatatattgacgggtatcctcatcatcggcTGGTCTTATGGTCTGGATGGTCTCTTGCGGTCAACGTATCAGTCCTATGCAGCATCGAGTTTCGGCGTACACACGCTCCTATCGACGATAAATGTACTGAGGAGCGTCATCGCGGCTGCTGTTTACCCCCCTGCTGCCAAATTGGCTGATGTTTTTGGCCGGTTCGAGCTTATAGCGGTGTCGGTTGTATTCTATATTATCGGAACTGTTATTGAGAGCACAGCGTGCTCAATTCAAGCATTCATTGCTGGAGCGACACTATACCAGACAGGATATACATGTATCATTTTGCTGGTTGAAGTAATCATTGCCGATATCACGTCTATGCGTTCCCGTGTCTTCTTCAGTTATGTTCCCGCGCTACCGTTTCTGTTCAACACCTGGATCAGTGGGAGTCTTGCTTCTGCAacgttgaaaataacggacTGGCGCTGGGGTATTGGCATGTGGGCACCTGTATATGCCGTTTCTGCGACTCCATTGCTGGTTGGGCTATACAGGACGAGTCTTTATGGCAAGACCAGCGGTGATAGCCATGATGAAACTCTCCAGTCGACACTCCGTGTAAAAGCCGTCGAGATCTATCACCAGCTGGATATCATCGGTATAAGCATCATGATGGCCGTATTGATCCTCATCCTGACACCCCTCACCCTAGCAGAGGGCCAACTCTCTCAATGGCGCAGCCCCAGCATTATCACTCCATTAATCCTTGGCTGCTTATGCATACCCGCCTTTATCTACTGGGAAACATACGGCGCCAAAAACCCCTTCATCCCAGGCTACCTTCTTAAAGACCGCGGCGTGGGAACCGCTCTCGCCGTACGCTGTCTCCTCAACATCGCCTGGGCCGTGCAGGGGAATTACCTCTACACAGTACTCATTGTCGCATTCGACTTCTCCGTCTCGCTGTCAACGCAAGTCTCCTcattcttcaccttcttcgGCGTCATCAGCGGCTTAATCATCGGCGTGGTTATCTTCCGCGTGCGAAGACTGAAATCCTTCATCGTCACGGGAACAGTCCTTTTCCTGATCTCTTTCATCCTCCTGATAAAATTCAACAGCGGTACGTCCCAAAGCGCAGCAACCGGAATGCTCAGCGCACAGATCCTATTGGGTCTTGCAGCGGGTTTCTGCGCGTACCCAACACAAGCTTCTATCCAAGCGACAACGAGCCACAAACACGTCTCCGCATTGACGGGTCTTTACCTCGCGTCCTTCAATATTGGGAATGCACTAGGAACTTGTCTTTCAGGGGTAATATGGTCCGAGAATCTCCTTCCAACACTCGAATCGAActtgagttttcaatcaaaCACGACACTTGCACGGGAGATATACAACTCTCCGTTCGAGGTTGTTCCGAGCTACCCTGTTGGCACGGAAATACGGTCTGCTATTATCGATAGCTATGGACATGTGGAGAGTGTGCTTTGTGTTGCGGGAGCTTGTTTGTGCGTGCCGATGATCGGGTTTGCGTGCGCGATGATGAATCCGAGGTTGTCGAGTGGGCAGAGTCAGCCGGAGGCTGAGAGGGATGGGTAA